The following are from one region of the Actinoplanes sp. L3-i22 genome:
- a CDS encoding sensor histidine kinase, producing the protein MEDRGFARLRRQLRAHPRLGDAALGVLVVGVVLLARRFGPADMYAHTLGVEDLVEGALAVLLIAARRRWTLPVFATITVATAAFNLHAALAGPLLAASVIGTYTVASRTSRRVAVLAGAVTIVTVYVAVVIGAGRTWTNPLNATIVAWGAVAVAVGDAVRSRRSQLRAVEDRARQAEHGRDEEARRRVVEERLRIARDLHDVVAHHIAVINVQVGVAVHLLRDQPDRAEEALTHVRGAAREVLSELGTVLDVLRSGEGGEGGEAGPGGEQTAPPPGLSRLPQLLESFAAAGLRVEQRQDGAARPLPSAVDLAAYRIVQEALTNAHKHGSSATAGLLIAYGGKGLGLEVRNPAGPGRGAATGTGHGLIGLRERVSSVGGTVRAGPDPGGTFTVDAFLPIPEESA; encoded by the coding sequence ATGGAAGACCGCGGGTTCGCCCGTCTCCGCCGTCAGCTCCGGGCGCATCCGCGGCTCGGCGACGCGGCGCTGGGCGTGCTCGTCGTCGGCGTCGTGCTGCTGGCCCGCCGGTTCGGTCCCGCCGACATGTACGCCCATACGCTCGGTGTGGAGGACCTCGTGGAAGGTGCGCTGGCGGTGCTGCTGATCGCCGCCCGCCGCCGGTGGACGCTGCCGGTCTTCGCCACGATCACGGTCGCGACGGCGGCGTTCAACCTGCACGCCGCGCTGGCCGGGCCGCTGCTCGCGGCGAGCGTGATCGGGACGTACACGGTGGCGTCCCGGACCAGCCGCCGGGTCGCCGTGCTGGCCGGCGCGGTCACGATCGTCACCGTCTACGTGGCGGTGGTGATCGGCGCCGGCCGGACCTGGACGAACCCGCTCAACGCCACGATCGTCGCCTGGGGCGCGGTCGCCGTCGCCGTCGGGGACGCGGTCCGCAGCCGCCGCTCGCAGCTGCGCGCCGTCGAGGACCGGGCCCGGCAGGCCGAGCACGGCCGGGACGAGGAGGCCCGCCGCCGGGTCGTCGAGGAGCGGCTGCGGATCGCCCGGGACCTGCACGACGTGGTGGCGCACCACATCGCGGTGATCAACGTGCAGGTCGGCGTCGCCGTGCACCTGCTGCGGGACCAGCCGGACCGGGCCGAGGAGGCGCTCACCCACGTGCGGGGCGCGGCCCGGGAGGTGCTGTCCGAGCTGGGCACCGTGCTCGACGTGCTGCGCTCCGGCGAGGGTGGGGAGGGCGGGGAGGCTGGCCCAGGTGGGGAGCAGACCGCGCCGCCGCCCGGGCTGAGCCGGCTGCCGCAGCTGCTGGAGTCGTTCGCCGCGGCCGGTCTGCGGGTCGAGCAACGACAGGACGGGGCGGCCCGTCCGCTGCCGTCGGCGGTGGACCTGGCGGCGTACCGGATCGTGCAGGAGGCGCTGACCAACGCCCACAAGCACGGGAGTTCGGCGACGGCGGGGCTGCTGATCGCGTACGGCGGCAAGGGTCTCGGTCTGGAAGTCCGGAACCCGGCCGGGCCGGGACGCGGGGCCGCGACCGGGACCGGCCACGGCCTGATCGGCCTGCGCGAGCGGGTCAGCTCGGTCGGTGGCACGGTCCGGGCCGGCCCGGACCCCGGCGGCACCTTCACCGTCGACGCGTTCCTGCCGATCCCCGAGGAGTCCGCATGA
- a CDS encoding multicopper oxidase family protein produces MNQHSGLGRRRLLQAAGVMALASVAGCDKAAGGATAAGDEYGGKLLTSDAKLPEPFTTRLPIPPVKRPSRSTGDTDHYELTARETTAEILPGLRTPIFGYDGIFPGPTIAARRGRRTVVHYRNQLGVPTVVHLHGGHTPAESDGFPTDLVLPAAGGSGYAAQAVGGTASTGTRDYTYPMDQRAATLWYHDHRMGFTGPQVWRGLAGFFLITDDEEQALPLPRGARDIPLMITDRAFAADGALKYPAMDPHLLAMPGIDAAHMQGAAGDVILVNGAPWPELEVDAARYRFRILNASNARRYELTLDPPAPITQIGSDQGLLEAPVEHTTIAVAPAERYDVVVDFTSYAKGSKLILKNGDGQVMRFVVTGKGAADESRIPARLAAIEALPRSAAQTRDWMFRKGRVTSMGAEADGWIINGREFDPQRVDATPRLGEVEIWRLASDAHHPVHIHLSPFQVISRDGGAPGPGDHGWKDTVDLRPHELVEVAIRFDDHAGRYLLHCHNLEHEDMAMMATFRVSR; encoded by the coding sequence ATGAATCAGCACAGTGGACTCGGTCGCCGGCGCCTGCTCCAGGCGGCCGGGGTGATGGCGCTGGCCTCGGTGGCCGGTTGCGACAAGGCCGCGGGCGGCGCGACCGCGGCCGGCGACGAGTACGGCGGCAAGCTGCTCACCTCGGACGCGAAGCTGCCCGAGCCGTTCACCACCCGCCTGCCGATCCCGCCGGTCAAACGCCCGTCCCGCAGCACCGGCGACACCGACCACTACGAGCTCACCGCGCGGGAGACCACCGCGGAGATCCTGCCCGGCCTGCGTACCCCGATCTTCGGCTACGACGGGATCTTCCCCGGCCCGACGATCGCCGCCCGGCGCGGGCGCAGGACCGTGGTGCACTACCGCAACCAGCTCGGCGTGCCGACCGTCGTGCACCTGCACGGCGGGCACACCCCGGCGGAGAGCGACGGCTTCCCGACCGACCTGGTCCTGCCGGCGGCCGGCGGCTCCGGCTACGCCGCGCAGGCGGTCGGCGGCACGGCCAGCACCGGCACCCGCGACTACACGTATCCGATGGACCAGCGCGCGGCCACGCTCTGGTACCACGACCACCGGATGGGGTTCACCGGCCCGCAGGTCTGGCGCGGCCTCGCCGGGTTCTTCCTGATCACCGACGACGAGGAGCAGGCGCTGCCGCTGCCGCGCGGCGCCCGGGACATCCCGCTGATGATCACCGACCGGGCGTTCGCGGCGGACGGCGCGCTCAAGTACCCGGCGATGGACCCGCACCTGCTCGCCATGCCGGGCATCGACGCGGCGCACATGCAGGGCGCGGCCGGCGACGTGATCCTGGTCAACGGCGCGCCCTGGCCGGAGCTCGAGGTCGACGCGGCCCGCTACCGGTTCCGGATCCTGAACGCGTCCAACGCCCGCCGCTACGAGCTGACCCTCGACCCGCCGGCGCCGATCACCCAGATCGGCTCGGATCAGGGCCTGCTCGAGGCGCCGGTCGAGCACACCACGATCGCGGTCGCCCCGGCCGAACGCTACGACGTGGTCGTCGACTTCACGTCGTACGCAAAAGGCTCGAAATTGATCTTGAAAAATGGCGATGGGCAGGTGATGCGCTTCGTGGTGACCGGGAAGGGCGCCGCCGACGAGAGCCGGATCCCGGCGCGGCTCGCGGCGATCGAGGCCCTGCCGCGGAGCGCCGCGCAGACCCGGGACTGGATGTTCCGCAAGGGCCGGGTGACGAGCATGGGCGCGGAGGCCGACGGCTGGATCATCAACGGCCGCGAGTTCGACCCGCAGCGCGTCGACGCCACCCCGCGCCTGGGCGAGGTGGAGATCTGGCGGCTGGCTTCGGACGCCCACCACCCGGTGCACATCCACCTGTCGCCGTTCCAGGTGATCTCCCGGGACGGCGGCGCGCCCGGCCCCGGCGACCACGGTTGGAAGGACACCGTCGACCTGCGCCCGCACGAGCTGGTCGAGGTCGCGATCCGGTTCGACGACCACGCCGGGCGCTACCTGCTGCACTGCCACAACCTGGAGCACGAGGACATGGCGATGATGGCCACCTTCCGGGTGAGTCGCTGA